In one window of Candidatus Edwardsbacteria bacterium DNA:
- a CDS encoding cysteine hydrolase produces QDSHKLKKEHFSAFFKTKLDRLLKKEKINHLIICGVMTHLCVDTTVRHGFMLGYRSTVITDACCSKNSDYHKAAILALKHGFSRVMTVKQFQKAIANE; encoded by the coding sequence CAGGACTCTCATAAACTCAAAAAAGAGCACTTTTCGGCTTTTTTTAAAACCAAGCTCGATAGGCTGCTTAAAAAAGAGAAGATCAATCACCTGATAATCTGCGGGGTGATGACCCATCTGTGCGTGGATACCACCGTGCGCCACGGTTTCATGCTGGGCTACCGGTCCACTGTGATTACGGATGCCTGCTGTTCCAAGAATTCCGATTATCACAAGGCGGCCATTTTGGCATTAAAGCACGGCTTCAGCCGGGTGATGACTGTCAAACAGTTCCAAAAGGCGATAGCCAATGAATAA
- a CDS encoding NAD(P)/FAD-dependent oxidoreductase, which translates to MNNYDLLIIGGGPAGLGAGIQAAHMGLKHAVIEKPKPSSRLLMARRVANFPGQKDVPGKELLKSLTRQAKGKGVGMMTETCSGIDFKNGCFHIKAGRYNRIARSLIVAMGLIPKKLKSGVSEPCLEGRRVFYRWTDIPPDLKDKRILVVGGGETAFDQACSLAETEARVTVAVRGKQDRVFAELHREAKKLMVQIRCETNVIKIAENINKLDITLKTNERLLKKRFDYCLVAIGSKRNMPEISPGARALLNRGLYMAGDLASLKHRQAAIAFGDGIKKTMTAYNFIRENQ; encoded by the coding sequence ATGAATAATTACGATCTTCTCATCATCGGCGGGGGACCGGCCGGATTGGGGGCCGGGATCCAGGCGGCCCATATGGGGTTGAAGCATGCAGTCATAGAAAAACCGAAGCCCTCCAGCCGTCTGCTTATGGCTCGGCGGGTGGCGAATTTCCCGGGACAAAAGGATGTTCCCGGGAAAGAACTGCTTAAATCCCTGACCAGGCAGGCCAAGGGCAAAGGTGTCGGGATGATGACGGAGACCTGTTCCGGGATAGATTTCAAGAATGGTTGCTTTCACATAAAAGCAGGCCGATACAATCGGATAGCAAGATCTCTGATCGTGGCTATGGGGCTTATCCCCAAAAAACTAAAATCCGGGGTCTCGGAGCCCTGTTTAGAGGGTCGGCGCGTTTTCTATCGCTGGACCGATATTCCGCCAGACTTGAAAGATAAAAGGATATTGGTGGTCGGCGGGGGAGAGACGGCCTTCGACCAGGCCTGCAGCCTGGCCGAGACCGAGGCCAGGGTGACGGTTGCGGTAAGGGGCAAGCAGGATCGGGTTTTTGCTGAATTACACCGGGAAGCAAAAAAGCTAATGGTCCAGATCAGATGCGAAACGAATGTTATAAAAATTGCCGAAAATATCAACAAGCTGGACATCACGCTAAAAACTAATGAAAGACTTCTAAAAAAAAGGTTTGATTATTGCCTGGTGGCAATCGGCAGTAAAAGAAATATGCCCGAAATATCGCCCGGAGCACGTGCCCTGCTGAACCGGGGACTATATATGGCCGGGGATCTGGCCAGCCTAAAACACCGGCAGGCGGCCATCGCCTTCGGCGACGGCATCAAAAAAACCATGACGGCCTATAACTTTATACGGGAAAACCAGTGA
- a CDS encoding radical SAM protein encodes MRIIGKNGRKELASVYLAEMRSDPSLMVEFVDSCEPAVGCRDKKWVIVVSSQFGCPVGCLMCDAGGNFKGNLTISEIIAQIEHVILENKDLDPQKCPKLKVQFARMGEPALNDAVIDALYWLAEKYPKAMPCIATVAPAGREKWFESLLNVSRKFDDFQLQFSLNTTDPTLRDKLIPYPKMSWQWMSDYGQRFYQPGRRKPSLNFALSPGLPCDAESIVKYFDPEYFAIKLTPLNPTATAGENSLQCIKDHEKAQRLVTEKAREFVSLGYQVIESVGNMEENEIGSNCGQMVRRYAGKPAEYEKAPA; translated from the coding sequence ATGCGGATAATCGGAAAAAACGGGAGAAAAGAGCTGGCCAGTGTATATCTGGCCGAGATGCGGAGCGATCCATCCCTGATGGTCGAATTTGTTGATTCGTGCGAACCTGCGGTCGGCTGTCGGGACAAAAAGTGGGTGATTGTAGTCTCCAGCCAGTTTGGCTGTCCGGTGGGATGCCTGATGTGCGATGCCGGGGGCAATTTCAAAGGCAACCTAACGATATCCGAGATCATTGCCCAGATTGAGCATGTAATACTGGAGAACAAGGATCTGGATCCACAAAAATGCCCAAAGCTGAAAGTACAATTTGCCCGAATGGGCGAGCCGGCCCTTAACGATGCGGTGATAGACGCCCTGTACTGGTTGGCAGAAAAATACCCGAAAGCTATGCCGTGCATTGCCACGGTGGCCCCGGCCGGGCGGGAAAAATGGTTTGAGTCATTATTAAATGTTTCCCGTAAATTTGATGATTTTCAACTGCAGTTCTCCCTTAACACCACCGACCCGACGCTGCGGGATAAGCTGATCCCCTATCCCAAAATGAGCTGGCAATGGATGTCCGATTACGGCCAAAGGTTTTACCAACCCGGCCGCCGCAAGCCGTCCCTTAATTTTGCCCTGTCGCCGGGCCTGCCCTGCGATGCCGAAAGCATAGTCAAATATTTCGATCCGGAATATTTTGCCATTAAGTTGACTCCGTTAAATCCCACGGCTACGGCAGGGGAGAATTCATTGCAATGCATAAAGGATCATGAAAAAGCCCAGCGACTGGTAACAGAAAAGGCCCGGGAGTTTGTCTCTTTAGGGTATCAGGTTATAGAATCGGTTGGGAATATGGAGGAGAATGAGATAGGCAGCAACTGCGGGCAGATGGTGAGGAGGTATGCCGGGAAACCTGCCGAATATGAAAAAGCCCCAGCCTAA
- a CDS encoding class I SAM-dependent methyltransferase yields MDRKFWDDIFENYNSEIFDVFKSDKNGIIKLWINDVASSRKTVADFGCGIGKWLPLLSRQFGEVFAIDFSSSNLKYNKGKYKTFKNINYQNIDMTQRIESSYNFDVILCVNAILNAAHSKRKNFFTNIFTNLNTKGHLILVVPSLESVLYSEFISAKCDHKGGSNTKKTTRRIGKNEYIKFKQGIVNIDAIPTKHYLREELISTLNEIGFKIVKFDKVKYPWSTEIANFPKSLKAPYPWDWVVMATKNKK; encoded by the coding sequence ATGGATAGAAAATTTTGGGATGACATATTTGAAAATTATAATTCAGAAATATTTGACGTATTTAAGAGCGACAAAAACGGAATAATTAAATTATGGATTAACGATGTAGCATCTTCGAGAAAAACAGTAGCTGATTTTGGCTGCGGAATCGGCAAATGGCTACCCTTACTTTCAAGGCAATTCGGGGAAGTTTTTGCAATTGATTTTTCATCATCCAATCTGAAATATAACAAAGGGAAATATAAGACTTTTAAAAACATCAATTATCAAAATATTGATATGACACAGAGAATAGAAAGTTCATATAACTTCGATGTGATATTATGTGTAAATGCTATTCTCAATGCTGCACATTCCAAACGAAAAAATTTCTTTACAAATATCTTTACAAATTTGAATACAAAAGGGCATCTGATTTTAGTGGTTCCTTCTCTTGAATCAGTATTATATAGTGAATTTATTTCAGCAAAGTGTGATCATAAAGGAGGGAGTAATACTAAAAAAACAACTAGGAGGATTGGTAAAAATGAATATATTAAATTCAAGCAAGGAATTGTTAATATAGATGCGATACCAACAAAACATTATTTAAGGGAAGAATTAATTTCAACGTTAAATGAGATTGGTTTCAAAATCGTAAAATTTGATAAAGTTAAATACCCCTGGAGTACAGAAATAGCGAATTTTCCAAAATCGTTAAAAGCTCCTTATCCTTGGGATTGGGTTGTTATGGCAACAAAAAACAAGAAGTGA
- a CDS encoding response regulator — MSSYKVLVADDEPNIVKIMEFELKKSGYQVTTAYDGQEALELIKSNPPDLILSDIMMPNMDGYELCRAVKNDPNLRGIPFIFLTAKTGLENRIQGYVLGASKYITKPCGRQDLLKTIDMRLRLSEEAKKLFAQKAKTFQGDLSIISIFSLIDMFSIGGWSGFIEMTSPDGKNGRIDITDAVLTKYTLDGQAGDEILPLLLSWTQGKFTAERI, encoded by the coding sequence ATGAGCAGTTATAAAGTATTAGTGGCCGATGACGAGCCGAATATCGTAAAGATCATGGAGTTTGAGCTTAAGAAGAGCGGCTACCAGGTGACGACCGCCTATGACGGACAGGAAGCCCTGGAGCTGATCAAAAGCAATCCGCCGGATCTGATATTGTCGGACATCATGATGCCCAATATGGACGGTTACGAGCTGTGCCGTGCGGTCAAAAATGACCCCAACCTGCGGGGCATCCCCTTTATTTTCCTGACCGCCAAGACCGGGCTGGAGAACCGCATTCAGGGCTATGTGCTGGGCGCCAGCAAGTATATAACCAAGCCCTGCGGCCGGCAGGATCTTTTAAAGACCATTGATATGCGCCTGCGGCTGTCCGAGGAGGCTAAAAAGCTGTTTGCCCAGAAGGCCAAGACATTTCAGGGCGACCTTTCCATCATATCCATATTCAGCCTGATAGATATGTTCTCCATCGGAGGCTGGAGCGGTTTTATAGAGATGACCAGCCCGGACGGCAAGAACGGCCGGATAGATATAACCGACGCCGTGCTTACTAAATACACCCTGGATGGGCAGGCCGGGGATGAGATATTGCCCCTGCTGTTATCCTGGACCCAAGGAAAATTTACCGCCGAACGAATTTAA
- a CDS encoding WG repeat-containing protein → MKRLLPLIMALLAGLSCGRRETKETILLPVMIGGKVGYADLSGRMVCPPQFDDGGLFQGGLAVVGLNGKYGYIDTHGKIAIPARYDEALPFENGLALVGYLDTMAKKRNDRLFLREDMNWGAINKAGEFILEPKFKIDFKFRNSNLFTFLKNDSMGLMETTGKVIIPPVYENISSVGESIFYGYKGEHFYLFDSTGQTLTDLVFDDIDPTGYKYGLLAVKKGGKWGYIDTTGNMAIDSAYEEAFGFDANGHAYVKLNGKRGLIDRSGKYIIKPIYEDFWMQNDSLFSFKKKGRWGISDLSGRIIVEPKYESISLFKKYIEVELNNRHGIIDINGSWVIDPIYESIWIFDNLTFLCKDSKWKIIGNKDNKIFFDNLDAVLPVLSISHESKHYWCIRRKGKIGLIDSTGHLVLPMEFYKIYHVQDNIFAAYSKDKMTYYDYTGRNICESEKGF, encoded by the coding sequence ATGGTCTGTCCACCGCAGTTCGACGATGGCGGCCTGTTCCAAGGGGGTTTGGCGGTTGTCGGGCTTAACGGCAAATACGGATACATAGACACCCATGGCAAGATAGCGATCCCCGCCAGGTACGACGAGGCCCTGCCCTTCGAGAACGGCCTGGCCTTGGTGGGATATTTGGATACTATGGCCAAAAAGAGGAATGATAGGCTCTTTTTGCGAGAAGATATGAATTGGGGCGCGATAAATAAGGCCGGCGAGTTCATATTAGAACCGAAATTTAAAATCGATTTTAAATTTCGCAACAGCAATTTATTTACTTTCCTTAAGAACGATTCCATGGGTCTGATGGAGACAACAGGAAAAGTTATAATCCCGCCGGTTTATGAAAATATCTCTTCTGTCGGTGAAAGTATTTTTTATGGATACAAAGGTGAACACTTTTATTTATTTGACTCTACTGGTCAAACCTTAACCGATTTGGTCTTTGACGACATCGATCCGACCGGATACAAATACGGTCTTCTCGCGGTTAAAAAGGGTGGCAAATGGGGCTATATTGACACCACTGGGAACATGGCAATCGATTCTGCCTATGAGGAAGCCTTCGGTTTTGATGCTAATGGTCATGCCTATGTCAAATTAAACGGCAAGAGAGGCCTTATCGATAGAAGCGGCAAGTACATTATTAAACCAATATACGAAGATTTTTGGATGCAGAATGATTCATTGTTTTCTTTCAAGAAGAAAGGTCGTTGGGGCATTTCAGACTTGTCAGGACGAATAATCGTTGAGCCAAAGTACGAGAGTATATCGTTATTTAAAAAATATATCGAGGTCGAACTTAATAACCGGCACGGGATTATAGATATAAATGGCTCTTGGGTAATAGACCCCATCTATGAAAGTATATGGATTTTTGACAACCTGACCTTCCTGTGCAAAGACAGCAAATGGAAAATAATAGGCAATAAGGACAACAAAATCTTTTTTGACAACTTGGATGCTGTCTTGCCCGTGCTGTCAATTTCTCACGAATCCAAGCATTATTGGTGCATAAGGCGGAAGGGTAAAATTGGCCTGATAGACTCGACCGGCCATTTGGTGCTGCCAATGGAATTTTATAAAATATATCATGTTCAGGATAACATTTTTGCGGCTTACAGCAAGGATAAGATGACTTATTACGATTATACGGGCAGAAATATCTGCGAGTCGGAGAAAGGTTTCTAA